One region of Culex pipiens pallens isolate TS chromosome 2, TS_CPP_V2, whole genome shotgun sequence genomic DNA includes:
- the LOC120430177 gene encoding zinc finger protein Elbow-like, producing MLTSSNQYIRPEYLSPLPNTFDSKTSPLALLAQTCSAIGSDSPNPKLLANIEKSTKGSRDKLSPGTLSSGSSNDTPKSSFKPYESTSSVVHDLAKSQPEDGRHQPIARNKSPKHPNTSMAQPPTNGRCESNQSATSSRASPSLAHSSRRTPNGAKERHSSPNRTPSKDSPNLAPNDTATDYASTSKAEIATSSSASSESLPKPATSTVPTSVSIGPPYYSPYGSFPMDVMTASALMSPHHQMLKAATMNSYYNYSKMKAADSLMPVCRDPYCTGCALSSHMLGKVGSSGCPAGCTQCDHPGSKNYQSSAAAAASLAASQSSAAMYAHAQLAALAAASQLPYVCNWIGSDSSYCGKRFAASDELFQHLRTQHAAAASMSEALLNPATAAAAAASLPPTHPLFQRTYPTPPLSPLSSARYHPYGKPSLPLPPSMAGLPMPHPSLAQYFSPYAFYGARLNGSNNMHP from the coding sequence TTTGATTCCAAAACCAGCCCGCTGGCGCTTTTGGCGCAGACTTGTAGTGCCATCGGATCGGATTCACCCAACCCAAAGCTGCTAGCCAACATAGAGAAGAGTACAAAGGGTAGTCGCGACAAGCTGTCTCCCGGTACGCTGTCGAGCGGATCATCCAACGATACACCCAAGTCAAGCTTTAAGCCATACGAATCAACCTCATCGGTGGTGCACGATCTGGCAAAGTCACAACCGGAAGATGGACGTCATCAACCTATTGCGAGGAACAAATCTCCAAAACATCCCAATACCAGCATGGCGCAACCTCCCACAAATGGACGCTGTGAGTCGAACCAAAGTGCAACGTCGTCACGAGCTTCACCCTCGCTGGCGCACAGCAGCCGAAGAACTCCTAACGGCGCCAAGGAGCGTCACTCAAGTCCGAACCGAACCCCATCCAAAGATTCACCGAATTTGGCACCCAACGATACGGCCACAGATTACGCTTCGACATCCAAAGCCGAAATCGCAACCAGCAGTTCGGCGAGCAGTGAAAGCCTTCCGAAGCCAGCAACCTCAACGGTTCCAACTTCGGTATCCATTGGTCCACCTTACTACTCACCGTACGGGAGCTTCCCGATGGACGTAATGACCGCCAGTGCGCTAATGTCCCCCCACCATCAGATGCTGAAAGCGGCCACCATGAACTCCTACTACAACTACTCCAAAATGAAGGCTGCTGATTCGTTGATGCCCGTGTGTCGAGATCCATACTGTACCGGGTGTGCCTTAAGCTCTCATATGCTGGGCAAAGTCGGATCGTCCGGCTGCCCCGCGGGTTGTACTCAGTGTGATCATCCCGGAAGCAAAAACTACCAATCGTCTGCCGCAGCGGCTGCGTCCCTAGCCGCAAGTCAATCCTCAGCCGCAATGTACGCACATGCTCAGCTTGCTGCCCTGGCTGCGGCCTCCCAGCTGCCTTACGTGTGCAACTGGATCGGAAGTGATTCATCCTACTGCGGCAAACGGTTCGCAGCTTCCGACGAGCTGTTCCAGCACCTCCGTACGCAACACGCTGCCGCTGCATCAATGTCCGAGGCTCTACTCAATCCGGCGACTGCAGCTGCGGCCGCCGCATCGCTACCACCAACTCATCCGCTGTTCCAAAGAACCTACCCGACACCTCCCCTGAGTCCGCTCTCTTCGGCGCGGTACCACCCGTACGGTAAGCCATCGCTGCCGCTGCCACCGTCCATGGCCGGACTGCCGATGCCGCATCCATCGTTAGCGCAGTATTTCTCTCCGTATGCGTTCTACGGAGCGCGTTTAAACGGGTCAAACAATATGCATCCATGA